A DNA window from Ancylothrix sp. D3o contains the following coding sequences:
- a CDS encoding CO2 hydration protein: MVQTPIKPTTKIPPSQHEFAEVIHRLEAGGSMLPDTPENLMQIIGIYKAYAVPMDFYWRDLLYIAERVFLDPLPFFKYFLPQEYLDLHNHYAGDDADLRFWRGPATAHPELLAFMEKGETLKMPRIFHHWFHDRINMEFAEECMRSMLWHQNMGGRFNDFLQTEEYKQNCDRAIKAYFKKNPLMMGLYKAFPEMFYEQCRQLSYYANLGLFWEIMAPVFFEMSDIYDEGGFKGVPDAMDFLVNGIFAIAGRPIYHHVYIDGECYELIPKSKAFMWLYEAALPYVEAVFYRTSPFRGTKSYNAQAKQVPDQQKDFHYGILYADVFPVGTAGIPPTLLMQDMLHFLPPYLLDYYKDKCRGEDDMLIQLGITFQRSMYNVTSAVIQALRTALLYPLDDPNPKHLMANRRFFEAQMDRFKRPEARLRNIQSQEYR, encoded by the coding sequence ATGGTACAAACACCAATCAAACCCACAACAAAAATCCCACCCTCCCAGCACGAATTTGCCGAAGTCATCCATCGCTTAGAAGCCGGCGGGTCAATGTTACCCGACACGCCAGAAAACCTAATGCAAATTATCGGCATCTATAAAGCCTATGCCGTACCGATGGACTTCTACTGGCGGGATTTACTTTACATAGCAGAACGAGTATTTTTAGACCCCTTACCCTTCTTTAAATACTTCCTTCCCCAAGAATATTTAGACCTGCATAACCACTACGCCGGCGATGATGCAGATTTGAGATTTTGGCGGGGGCCGGCCACTGCACACCCGGAACTTTTAGCCTTTATGGAAAAAGGCGAAACCCTGAAAATGCCCCGGATTTTTCATCACTGGTTCCATGACCGCATTAATATGGAATTTGCCGAAGAATGTATGCGGTCAATGTTATGGCATCAGAACATGGGTGGCCGGTTTAATGATTTTCTGCAAACCGAAGAATATAAGCAAAATTGCGACCGGGCAATTAAGGCTTATTTCAAAAAGAATCCCTTGATGATGGGATTGTATAAGGCGTTTCCTGAAATGTTTTATGAACAGTGCCGGCAATTGTCTTATTATGCAAATTTGGGACTGTTCTGGGAAATTATGGCGCCGGTGTTTTTTGAAATGTCGGATATTTATGATGAAGGCGGGTTTAAGGGTGTACCGGATGCGATGGATTTTTTGGTGAATGGCATTTTTGCGATTGCCGGCCGGCCTATTTACCATCATGTTTATATTGATGGCGAGTGTTATGAATTGATTCCCAAATCAAAGGCTTTTATGTGGCTTTATGAAGCGGCATTGCCTTATGTGGAAGCGGTGTTTTATCGCACTTCACCTTTCCGGGGTACAAAGTCTTATAATGCTCAAGCAAAACAAGTTCCTGATCAGCAAAAAGATTTTCATTACGGTATTTTGTATGCGGATGTGTTTCCGGTAGGGACTGCCGGTATTCCACCGACATTGTTAATGCAGGATATGCTGCATTTCTTGCCGCCTTATTTGTTGGATTACTACAAGGATAAGTGCCGGGGTGAGGATGATATGCTGATTCAGCTTGGCATTACTTTTCAGCGGTCGATGTATAATGTGACTTCGGCGGTAATTCAGGCATTGCGGACGGCGTTGTTATATCCGTTAGATGATCCTAACCCTAAACATTTGATGGCAAACCGGCGATTTTTTGAGGCGCAAATGGATCGTTTTAAGCGTCCTGAAGCGCGGTTACGGAATATCCAAAGTCAGGAATATCGCTAA
- a CDS encoding adenylate/guanylate cyclase domain-containing protein, which yields MNPKNRFFRFPRSGIWGYLIKVALIAIAYVIGGKIATSIPGVKLLGSSVWPPAGISQAALILFGSRFWPGVALGAFLYDVIDLKPSLFFGVGAALGAGLQAFVAASLLRHFKFRPAFDRLIDVVKFVIFSALISTQISCTLGAMRLALSGLIPWSEYWQVRWNWFLGDAMGIIIFTPLILILSQSPAQLNTQPLSRKQAIFHQIKIWIWLFFLISVSWLVFGSKSEGNLSHYPLEYLPFPLIIWSAIQFGQRGTVLGAFIVSSIAIWGASQGGGPFITKTQNNAEAILFLQAFMGVITITSLLLAATVAERASAEDSLRQSEIKYRELVEKAGSIILKLDRQGNITFLNEFAQTFFGYNEIDLLGKSAIGTLLPEFDMAGKNLKIMLENILSNPRYYQQNENENMRKNGERVWVSWANQAFFDADNNLTELLCIGTDITDRRRAEIALQQLNEQLESRVKERTQALTEALEALQIQQEQSEKLLLNILPEPIADRLKQGSQTIADTFAEVTVLFADIVGFTELSAQSTPSEIVGLLNEIFSRFDELAEKHNLEKIKTIGDAYMVVGGLPHLRSDHAEAIVEMGLDMMDAITEIKTLDGKPLSIRIGINSGPVVAGVIGIKKFIYDLWGDTVNIASRMESQGIPGCIQLTQNTYELLGDKYVFEKRDKLKVKGKGEMTTYFLKSRIFDN from the coding sequence ATGAACCCAAAAAATCGCTTTTTTCGATTTCCCCGTTCAGGAATTTGGGGCTATTTAATTAAAGTTGCTCTAATAGCAATTGCCTACGTTATCGGAGGAAAAATCGCCACTTCTATTCCGGGGGTAAAACTTTTAGGTTCATCAGTGTGGCCACCGGCAGGAATTTCACAAGCCGCCTTAATTTTGTTTGGCTCTCGATTTTGGCCGGGAGTTGCGTTAGGGGCATTTTTATATGATGTAATTGACCTTAAACCGTCTTTATTTTTTGGGGTTGGGGCTGCATTGGGGGCCGGTTTACAAGCCTTTGTGGCGGCAAGTTTGCTGCGACATTTCAAGTTTCGTCCTGCCTTTGACCGGCTGATAGATGTCGTCAAATTTGTAATTTTCAGCGCTTTAATTTCTACCCAAATTAGTTGTACATTAGGAGCAATGCGTCTTGCTCTTTCAGGTTTGATTCCCTGGTCTGAATATTGGCAAGTGCGCTGGAATTGGTTTTTGGGAGATGCAATGGGAATCATCATTTTTACGCCCTTAATTTTAATTTTATCCCAAAGCCCAGCGCAACTCAACACTCAACCCTTGAGCCGAAAACAGGCAATTTTTCATCAAATTAAAATTTGGATTTGGTTGTTTTTTCTGATTAGCGTCAGTTGGTTAGTTTTTGGTTCAAAAAGCGAAGGCAATCTCTCCCATTATCCCTTAGAATATTTGCCTTTTCCGCTGATTATTTGGTCAGCTATTCAATTTGGACAACGGGGCACGGTTTTGGGTGCTTTTATTGTTTCTAGTATTGCCATTTGGGGAGCTTCTCAAGGTGGCGGCCCGTTTATTACCAAAACTCAAAATAACGCTGAAGCAATTTTATTTTTGCAGGCTTTTATGGGAGTTATTACTATTACTTCCTTGTTGCTTGCAGCCACCGTAGCTGAACGCGCCTCAGCCGAAGACTCGCTGCGACAAAGCGAAATAAAATATCGAGAATTAGTGGAAAAAGCCGGCAGCATTATTTTGAAACTAGACCGGCAGGGAAACATTACTTTTTTAAACGAATTTGCTCAAACTTTTTTTGGCTATAACGAGATAGACCTATTAGGAAAAAGCGCTATTGGTACGCTTCTACCTGAATTCGATATGGCAGGAAAAAATTTAAAAATTATGTTGGAAAATATTTTAAGTAATCCCCGATATTATCAGCAAAATGAAAATGAAAATATGCGGAAAAATGGGGAACGAGTCTGGGTTTCTTGGGCAAATCAAGCGTTTTTTGATGCTGATAACAATCTCACGGAGTTACTTTGTATTGGTACTGATATTACCGACCGCCGGCGCGCAGAAATAGCCCTCCAGCAATTAAATGAACAATTAGAAAGCAGAGTTAAGGAACGCACCCAGGCTCTTACGGAAGCTTTAGAAGCTTTACAAATTCAGCAAGAACAATCTGAGAAATTACTCTTAAATATTTTACCCGAACCCATCGCCGACCGGCTCAAACAAGGTTCCCAAACTATCGCCGATACTTTTGCAGAAGTAACGGTATTATTTGCCGACATTGTTGGCTTTACCGAACTTAGCGCTCAAAGTACACCCTCAGAAATTGTCGGCTTACTCAATGAAATTTTTTCTCGCTTTGACGAATTAGCAGAAAAACACAACCTCGAAAAAATCAAAACCATTGGTGACGCTTATATGGTGGTTGGTGGTTTACCCCACCTCCGCAGCGATCATGCCGAAGCAATTGTTGAAATGGGGCTGGATATGATGGATGCAATTACTGAGATTAAAACCCTTGATGGCAAACCCTTATCTATCAGAATAGGCATCAACAGCGGGCCGGTGGTTGCCGGTGTAATTGGCATCAAAAAATTTATTTATGATTTGTGGGGAGATACAGTTAATATCGCCTCCCGTATGGAATCTCAAGGTATCCCTGGCTGCATTCAGCTAACCCAAAATACCTATGAATTATTGGGGGATAAATATGTTTTTGAGAAACGGGATAAGCTTAAAGTTAAAGGCAAAGGAGAAATGACAACTTATTTTTTAAAAAGCCGAATTTTCGATAATTAA
- a CDS encoding response regulator codes for MDLKTIDILLVEDNRADIALIQELLSCAKTVKCIVVAVSRLAQAIEELNNQHFDVILLDLSLPDSVGMETLLKVQEQAPAIPIVVMTGLDDEELAVEAVSLGAQDYLLKTQTTADFLVRSIRYALERKSTLEALRESQARYELLVASGKDYGIFTLAVDGRVVSWNTGIDRILGYSAEEIIGVHFRCFYLLEEIALSQPEKDLQLAIKEGRFEAEGWRVRKDGSQFWAAVAISALRDESGQLRGFAQMMRDFTERERAEGEIRKLHDDLKRRAADLEVTNKELEAFNYSVSHDLRNPLLIIDGMTWVLQQKYGSVLDEQGLHYLSRVRAASKRMEQLIEDLLHLSRVTRSEMQPEKVALSEMVEKISLQLLQAHPAQKIELIIAPGVEVFGDARLLQIVLENLLSNAWKYTAKKPWAFIEFGVCLAVEAENVGEYAPDICPNQKVYFVRDNGAGFSMAKAEKLFTPFGRLHSKTDFEGTGIGLATVQRIIHRHGGRIWAYSEVDIGATFYFTLE; via the coding sequence ATGGATTTAAAAACAATTGACATTCTCTTAGTAGAAGATAACCGAGCCGACATCGCCCTCATTCAAGAGCTACTGTCTTGTGCAAAAACGGTGAAGTGTATAGTAGTGGCGGTCAGCCGGTTGGCACAGGCAATCGAGGAATTGAATAATCAGCATTTTGATGTGATTTTACTCGATTTGTCGCTCCCAGATAGTGTGGGTATGGAAACTCTGCTGAAAGTGCAAGAACAAGCGCCGGCAATTCCGATTGTGGTAATGACCGGCTTGGATGATGAAGAATTAGCAGTGGAGGCTGTGTCTTTAGGAGCGCAAGATTATTTATTAAAAACTCAAACAACTGCGGATTTTTTAGTGAGATCAATCCGCTATGCTCTCGAGAGAAAATCTACTTTAGAAGCGCTGAGAGAAAGCCAGGCGCGTTATGAATTGTTGGTAGCTTCCGGTAAAGATTATGGGATTTTTACCTTGGCAGTGGATGGACGAGTGGTGAGTTGGAACACCGGCATTGATAGAATTTTAGGCTACAGCGCTGAAGAAATTATCGGTGTACATTTTAGGTGTTTTTATCTTTTAGAAGAAATCGCGCTTAGTCAACCAGAAAAAGATTTGCAACTAGCTATAAAAGAAGGCCGGTTTGAGGCTGAAGGATGGCGAGTCAGAAAAGATGGTTCGCAGTTTTGGGCGGCGGTGGCAATTTCGGCATTGCGAGATGAAAGCGGACAATTGCGAGGTTTTGCCCAAATGATGCGAGACTTTACTGAGCGTGAGAGAGCCGAGGGAGAAATTCGCAAACTGCATGATGATTTAAAGCGGCGAGCGGCAGACTTGGAAGTGACGAATAAAGAATTAGAGGCGTTTAATTATTCAGTGTCTCACGATTTACGAAATCCCTTGTTAATTATTGATGGCATGACTTGGGTATTGCAGCAAAAATATGGGTCGGTATTGGATGAACAAGGGCTACATTATTTGTCGCGGGTGAGAGCCGCCTCGAAACGCATGGAGCAATTAATTGAAGATTTGCTGCATTTGTCGCGGGTGACGCGCAGCGAAATGCAGCCCGAAAAAGTTGCTTTAAGTGAGATGGTGGAAAAAATTTCCCTTCAGCTACTACAAGCGCACCCAGCCCAAAAAATTGAGCTAATAATTGCTCCGGGAGTAGAGGTTTTTGGGGATGCGCGTTTGTTGCAAATTGTGCTGGAAAACTTGCTTAGTAATGCTTGGAAATATACGGCTAAAAAACCCTGGGCTTTTATTGAATTTGGGGTTTGTTTGGCTGTTGAGGCGGAAAATGTTGGGGAATATGCCCCGGACATTTGCCCGAATCAAAAGGTGTATTTTGTGCGGGATAATGGGGCGGGGTTTTCGATGGCAAAGGCTGAAAAGTTGTTTACTCCTTTTGGCCGGTTACATTCCAAAACCGACTTTGAAGGTACCGGCATTGGTTTGGCGACTGTCCAGCGAATTATTCACAGGCATGGAGGCCGAATTTGGGCTTATAGTGAGGTAGATATAGGGGCAACATTTTATTTTACTTTGGAGTAA
- a CDS encoding PAS domain S-box protein, translating into MNNRAGFTPNEPLKSSETNLTSTADTCQQLQTELHHYRLLYEKLSSIYFTLDARGIILSINPKGSQRLGYTPEQLVNRSIFNLIHPNCRPVFQHNFSLSSRCLPIPATWEAQLQTSEGNFLWVSVVVESAGEPDLRVIYMVCEDITTTKQTAIDLQESVALQRLVFREISDTIFITDDQGKFTFICPNLETIFNYFSQEKCEILEVSDLLGRDFFKNFIIPFIAEKEIEVIHNIEHSITDTEGILHTLLVTIKRVNIRQGTLLYTCRDITSNKKAETALRQNQALLHNVLNSLPVGVWIADKEGNVQINLAIQNIWDFPESLRQSRLKLAETDCSLKLATCQINEDKNSPFLGWWLDTNKRLKPEEWPLVKAFNNGEKTLNKLVNIQSFTGQRKTLLISAVPLQSEQGENIGAISINQDVTQHRLVENALWENQRLIQQISEATPTILYIYDVIKQENIYANGQINKILGYSPEEVQTMRNNFFALLLHPEDRQKLYENMARLNYAKDGEIVETEYRLRAKNGEWRWLYSRDTVFRRNSEDKPQQTLGTAMDITRRKQVEQELHRYQHHLEQLVTERTAKLKATNQRLQQEISERKQAELALKESQHFIEKITDTNPAILYVYDLVEKKNIYINSFVIQSLGYSPQEIQEMGENLLKNLLHPDDYAQQKAWYKPEISIRNGDIFSIEFRMRHKSGEWRYFQANETLFNRTPEGKPKQILGCASDITERVRVQDKLQWQEAVLRAMAGASPLAFYVVDHQSDEILYFNRRFCEIWGLTHLEESLKQGEFKSQEILKMCKPLVINEATFKNQRKYLKGLETSPLLEDELSLKDGRMIRRISSLVCDENRNYIGWLSIFEDITQRKQAEEAVRYQERKFRTLAENTPDIISRLDRKLHYLYINPAIEKATGLLPETFLGKTKQEVGMPEQLIEIWQQASEQVFETGTEKTIEFSFASPTGIRHYQTHIVPEFDTDKSENVVSILAISRDITLLKQTQHSLQIAQARLEHLVNTSPAVIYSAPLSDQMGANFITNNISAVIGYDAEELRQNSQFWIDNLHPEDQAGVFKELPRLFEQGYLSLEYRFRHKDGNYRWVYDKMQLVYDSAGHPIEAVGSWIDITDRKQAEEQLIWLSQAVESASDAITISNLNARCIYSNRAFLEMFGYNFSQLNTSGGAKILFASQSVAEEVFNSLMRGDSWMGEVQMHKPDGKVFHTLLRAYAIKDSTHKPVGLVFIHTDISERRQAIAALQEREVRFRTLAETVSAAIFISQGTQLRYVNSAAETLTGYTREELLLGGTNLIHPKFAKLIRRRFRAGMNNPFLHQKGKKVASRYEFKHTTKTGQERWAEFSMALMEYDGNIAVLSAAFDITDRKIAQKSLEYRAVFLQLISDISTHFLNLSATEIDTGIQQTLHALAEFIAVDRTMVFFFSEDGHTMSNTHEWCGPGIEPQIHQRQNLSLDVFAYTAEILKKDEPVQISSLADFPESATAEKQQFEEGGYQALLRVPLSAGGEVVGSIGCDRIRINKNWTEHDITLLKIVGEIIVSALDRRRFEAALQQHAGELARSNAELEQFAYIASHDLQEPLRAVMSYTQLLARRYQDQLDEKANEFIYFAVDGATRMQVLIQDLLAYSRVGTKGKALVPVDGNAVLDQALANLQIAINESNATIIRPELPIVLGDSTQLVQLFQNLIGNSIKYRSSKLPVIEIQVQSQESDWLFLVRDNGIGFDAKYRERVFLIFQRLHTREEYAGTGIGLAVCKKIVERHGGKIWVDSSVGMGSTFYFTIPQSR; encoded by the coding sequence ATGAACAACCGCGCCGGCTTTACTCCAAACGAGCCTTTGAAAAGTTCAGAAACTAACTTAACTTCAACCGCTGATACTTGCCAACAATTGCAAACGGAACTTCACCACTACCGACTGCTTTATGAAAAGCTTAGCAGTATTTACTTTACCCTTGATGCGAGGGGAATAATTCTCTCAATTAACCCTAAAGGATCTCAACGTCTAGGATACACCCCAGAGCAATTAGTTAACCGCTCAATTTTTAACTTGATTCATCCAAACTGCCGGCCAGTTTTTCAACATAACTTTAGCCTTAGTAGCCGGTGTTTACCTATCCCCGCTACCTGGGAAGCTCAACTGCAAACCAGCGAAGGCAATTTTTTGTGGGTGAGTGTAGTTGTTGAAAGTGCCGGTGAGCCAGACTTGCGTGTAATTTATATGGTTTGTGAAGATATAACCACCACAAAACAAACCGCAATTGATTTACAAGAATCCGTTGCCCTTCAAAGACTGGTTTTTCGAGAAATTTCCGATACAATTTTTATCACCGATGATCAGGGAAAATTCACCTTTATTTGCCCGAATCTTGAAACAATTTTTAACTACTTTTCTCAAGAGAAATGCGAAATTTTAGAAGTTTCTGATTTGTTGGGAAGAGATTTTTTTAAAAATTTTATTATTCCATTTATTGCTGAAAAAGAAATTGAAGTAATTCACAATATCGAACATAGCATTACTGATACAGAAGGCATTTTACATACATTACTGGTTACAATAAAACGAGTAAATATCAGACAGGGAACCCTCCTTTATACCTGCCGAGATATCACCTCAAATAAAAAAGCAGAAACCGCTCTGCGGCAAAATCAAGCCTTATTACATAACGTTTTAAATAGCCTTCCCGTCGGAGTTTGGATAGCCGATAAAGAAGGGAATGTGCAGATTAATTTGGCCATTCAAAATATTTGGGATTTTCCCGAAAGCTTAAGACAGTCGCGTTTAAAACTGGCTGAAACTGATTGCTCTTTAAAATTAGCAACTTGCCAGATAAACGAGGATAAAAATTCCCCATTTCTGGGGTGGTGGCTAGACACAAATAAACGCCTAAAACCGGAAGAATGGCCTTTAGTAAAAGCCTTTAACAACGGCGAAAAAACTCTCAATAAATTAGTGAACATTCAAAGTTTTACCGGCCAAAGAAAAACCCTGCTAATTTCCGCCGTTCCTTTGCAAAGCGAACAAGGAGAAAACATAGGGGCGATTTCTATTAATCAAGATGTAACTCAACATCGACTAGTGGAAAATGCGCTTTGGGAAAATCAGCGTTTAATTCAACAAATTTCTGAAGCAACACCGACAATTTTATACATTTATGACGTAATCAAACAGGAAAATATTTATGCAAATGGTCAAATTAATAAGATACTCGGTTATTCTCCTGAAGAAGTACAAACAATGAGAAATAACTTTTTTGCCCTGCTTCTTCATCCCGAAGACCGGCAAAAACTTTATGAAAATATGGCGCGATTAAACTATGCTAAAGATGGAGAAATTGTCGAGACAGAATATCGGCTAAGGGCAAAAAATGGGGAATGGCGCTGGTTATACAGTCGAGATACAGTTTTTCGGCGAAATTCCGAAGATAAACCCCAACAAACTCTCGGTACGGCTATGGATATTACCCGGCGCAAACAAGTTGAACAAGAACTCCACCGCTATCAACATCACCTAGAGCAATTAGTAACAGAAAGAACAGCAAAACTAAAAGCAACAAACCAGCGATTACAGCAAGAAATTTCTGAGCGAAAACAAGCCGAACTTGCCTTAAAAGAAAGTCAACATTTTATCGAAAAAATCACTGATACCAACCCAGCAATTTTATATGTCTATGATCTTGTAGAAAAAAAGAATATTTATATCAATTCTTTTGTCATCCAATCTCTCGGTTATTCTCCTCAAGAAATCCAAGAAATGGGAGAAAATCTCCTCAAAAACTTACTGCATCCTGATGATTATGCACAACAAAAGGCTTGGTATAAACCAGAAATAAGTATCAGAAATGGAGACATTTTCTCGATTGAATTCCGCATGAGACATAAAAGCGGAGAATGGCGCTATTTTCAAGCCAATGAAACCTTATTTAATCGCACCCCAGAAGGTAAACCAAAACAAATCCTTGGCTGCGCCAGCGACATCACAGAAAGAGTGCGAGTTCAAGATAAACTACAATGGCAAGAAGCAGTATTGCGAGCAATGGCTGGCGCGTCTCCCTTGGCGTTTTATGTGGTAGATCATCAAAGTGATGAAATTTTGTATTTTAATCGCCGGTTTTGCGAAATTTGGGGACTTACTCATTTAGAAGAATCCCTAAAACAAGGCGAATTTAAAAGCCAAGAAATTTTAAAGATGTGTAAGCCACTGGTAATAAATGAAGCAACCTTTAAAAATCAACGAAAATATTTAAAAGGGTTAGAAACCAGCCCATTGTTAGAAGATGAACTCTCGCTTAAAGACGGACGAATGATCCGGCGAATTTCCAGTTTAGTTTGTGACGAAAACCGAAATTACATAGGCTGGCTGTCTATTTTTGAAGATATTACCCAACGCAAACAAGCAGAAGAAGCTGTTCGTTACCAAGAGCGAAAATTCCGCACTCTCGCAGAAAATACCCCCGATATTATCAGCCGACTTGACAGGAAACTGCACTACCTTTATATCAACCCAGCCATAGAAAAAGCCACCGGCTTATTACCAGAAACTTTTCTTGGCAAAACCAAACAGGAAGTAGGAATGCCAGAACAATTAATCGAAATTTGGCAACAAGCAAGCGAACAAGTATTTGAAACCGGCACAGAAAAAACCATTGAATTTAGCTTTGCTTCCCCCACCGGCATCCGTCACTATCAAACCCATATTGTCCCTGAATTTGACACAGATAAAAGCGAGAATGTCGTTTCAATTTTAGCCATTAGCCGCGACATTACCCTGCTCAAACAAACCCAACATTCTCTACAAATTGCCCAAGCACGTTTAGAACACTTAGTCAATACCAGTCCAGCCGTCATTTATTCTGCACCTTTATCCGATCAGATGGGGGCGAACTTTATCACCAATAATATCTCTGCTGTGATTGGCTATGATGCCGAAGAATTACGCCAAAATTCTCAATTTTGGATAGATAATCTCCACCCAGAAGACCAGGCCGGTGTCTTCAAAGAACTACCTCGACTTTTTGAGCAAGGCTATTTGTCTTTAGAATATCGTTTTCGCCACAAAGACGGCAACTATCGCTGGGTGTATGACAAAATGCAGCTTGTTTATGACAGCGCCGGCCACCCCATAGAAGCCGTTGGATCTTGGATAGATATCACCGACCGCAAACAAGCAGAAGAGCAATTAATTTGGCTTTCTCAAGCCGTTGAAAGCGCCTCTGATGCAATTACTATTAGCAATCTAAATGCTCGCTGTATCTATAGCAACCGGGCTTTTTTAGAAATGTTTGGCTACAATTTTTCGCAACTCAACACCAGCGGAGGAGCAAAAATTCTCTTTGCTTCTCAAAGTGTTGCCGAAGAAGTATTTAACAGTTTGATGCGAGGAGATAGCTGGATGGGCGAAGTGCAAATGCACAAACCCGACGGCAAAGTTTTCCATACTTTACTGCGAGCTTATGCCATCAAAGATAGCACCCACAAACCGGTCGGTTTAGTCTTTATCCACACCGATATTAGCGAACGTAGACAAGCCATCGCTGCCTTGCAAGAAAGAGAAGTCCGCTTTCGCACCCTCGCTGAAACTGTCTCCGCCGCGATTTTTATTAGCCAAGGCACCCAACTACGCTATGTCAACTCCGCCGCCGAAACTCTCACCGGCTATACTCGTGAAGAATTACTGCTGGGCGGCACAAACCTAATACATCCAAAGTTTGCGAAATTAATTCGTCGCCGCTTTCGCGCTGGAATGAATAATCCTTTTTTGCATCAAAAAGGTAAAAAAGTTGCCAGTCGCTATGAATTTAAACATACCACAAAAACCGGCCAAGAACGCTGGGCAGAGTTTTCAATGGCTTTAATGGAATATGATGGTAATATTGCTGTTTTATCGGCAGCTTTTGATATTACAGACCGCAAAATTGCCCAAAAATCTCTGGAATATCGAGCGGTTTTTCTACAATTAATTAGTGATATTTCTACGCATTTTCTGAATTTGTCAGCAACCGAAATTGACACCGGCATTCAGCAAACTCTCCACGCTTTGGCTGAGTTTATAGCCGTAGACCGCACAATGGTATTTTTCTTTAGCGAAGATGGTCACACGATGAGTAATACCCATGAATGGTGTGGTCCGGGTATTGAACCTCAAATTCATCAACGGCAAAATTTATCCCTGGATGTGTTTGCATATACGGCGGAAATTTTAAAAAAAGATGAGCCGGTGCAAATTTCTTCTCTTGCTGATTTTCCCGAAAGTGCGACAGCAGAAAAACAGCAATTTGAAGAAGGCGGTTATCAAGCGTTATTACGAGTGCCACTTTCTGCCGGTGGGGAAGTGGTGGGAAGTATTGGTTGTGATCGAATTCGGATTAATAAAAACTGGACAGAACATGATATTACTCTCTTAAAAATCGTCGGAGAAATTATTGTAAGTGCCCTTGATAGACGCCGATTTGAAGCCGCTTTGCAACAACACGCTGGCGAGTTAGCGCGTTCTAATGCCGAGTTAGAGCAATTTGCCTATATTGCTTCCCACGATCTTCAAGAACCTTTGCGTGCAGTTATGAGTTACACTCAATTATTGGCTCGTCGCTATCAAGATCAACTTGATGAAAAGGCAAATGAGTTTATTTATTTTGCTGTTGATGGCGCAACGCGAATGCAAGTTTTAATTCAAGATTTGTTGGCTTATTCGCGGGTAGGAACAAAGGGAAAAGCTCTGGTGCCGGTGGATGGTAATGCTGTTCTGGATCAGGCTTTGGCTAATCTTCAAATAGCAATTAACGAAAGTAATGCAACAATTATTCGTCCAGAGTTACCGATTGTTTTGGGAGACAGTACCCAACTGGTACAACTGTTTCAAAATTTAATCGGCAATTCCATTAAATACCGCAGTTCAAAACTTCCTGTTATTGAAATTCAAGTTCAATCGCAAGAAAGCGACTGGTTGTTTTTAGTGCGCGATAATGGCATTGGTTTTGATGCAAAATATCGGGAACGGGTGTTTTTAATCTTTCAGCGCTTGCATACCCGCGAAGAATATGCCGGTACGGGTATTGGTTTGGCAGTTTGTAAAAAAATTGTAGAACGTCATGGAGGAAAAATTTGGGTTGATTCGAGTGTTGGGATGGGGTCAACGTTTTATTTTACAATTCCTCAGAGCCGCTAG
- a CDS encoding glyoxalase-like domain protein yields MVLTVFFAPVFSPILASFPLDTLFSTQGIMVMLLAAYAGAMWMFLTSAPKVYTVMVSDLELARQFYEGLLDLPVADVPLHYYYNYEQTLSTNGLDPFYMSAANVSPTTKTSTPDGLWYQLQKNTQLHIISGASPGQKDRQRHVCFDNECLERLLLRVQTRGVKYKIRREKPLNFLVKDIDGRVIEMSEVSN; encoded by the coding sequence ATGGTTCTAACAGTTTTCTTCGCTCCTGTTTTCAGTCCCATTTTGGCATCGTTTCCCCTAGACACTCTTTTTTCCACTCAGGGGATTATGGTCATGCTCCTCGCTGCCTATGCAGGGGCAATGTGGATGTTTTTGACAAGCGCCCCAAAAGTGTACACCGTTATGGTGTCTGACCTTGAACTTGCTCGTCAGTTTTATGAAGGCTTGCTGGATCTGCCGGTGGCTGATGTTCCCTTGCATTATTATTACAACTACGAACAAACTCTCAGCACCAATGGCCTTGATCCATTTTATATGTCAGCGGCCAACGTCAGCCCCACAACTAAAACCAGTACGCCCGATGGCTTGTGGTATCAACTCCAAAAAAACACCCAATTGCATATTATCTCCGGCGCAAGTCCTGGTCAAAAAGACCGCCAGCGTCATGTTTGCTTTGATAATGAATGTTTAGAACGTTTGCTGCTGCGCGTCCAAACACGCGGAGTCAAGTATAAAATCCGCCGCGAAAAGCCCCTCAACTTTTTGGTTAAAGATATCGACGGACGGGTAATCGAGATGTCGGAAGTGTCTAACTAA